One genomic window of Elaeis guineensis isolate ETL-2024a chromosome 2, EG11, whole genome shotgun sequence includes the following:
- the LOC105046131 gene encoding E3 ubiquitin-protein ligase At1g63170 isoform X2, which produces MNTRYYFPPTYTPSLAREGQMPIMEGHQNAARSLPLAFLMRMVMRMSRARWFSFLRRVFQYQNGSRSDLVSNPFNSNPWLALEFLLLVFQIVVITVTMAVSQKENPVWPLRIWLSGYNLGNLLSFPLLYWRYRHSNVSHVSDLEQQMNTEESRTLLELFFAIWFVMGNVWMFDSRNGSFDRAPKLHVLCLTLLAWNAIVYSFPFLLFVLLCCCVPFISNTLGYNMNLASADRGASDDQISRLPHWQFKKVEPMSDTASENTECCICLAKYRDREEVRQLPCSHLFHLRCVDQWLRIISSCPLCKQELEK; this is translated from the exons ATGAACACCCGTTACTACTTCCCACCCACATATACACCATCTCTGGCCAGAGAAGGCCAGATGCCGATCATGGAGGGCCACCAGAATGCAGCCCGATCTCTGCCTCTCGCATTCCTAATGAGGATGGTTATGAGGATGTCTAGAGCCAGATGGTTCAGCTTCCTGAGAAGAGTCTTTCAGTATCAGAACGGGTCGAGGTCCGATTTAGTCTCGAACCCATTCAATTCCAACCCATGGTTGGCCCTTGAGTTCCTACTTCTGGTATTCCAGATAGTTGTCATCACAGTAACGATGGCCGTATCTCAGAAGGAGAATCCAGTTTGGCCTCTCAGAATCTGGCTGTCTGGGTACAACCTGGGGAATCTCCTCAGCTTTCCCCTTCTATATTGGCGTTACCGCCACTCTAACGTCAGCCATGTCTCTGATTTAGAGCAGCAGATGAACACCGAGGAATCGAG GACGCTCCTCGAGCTATTTTTTGCGATATGGTTCGTGATGGGCAATGTATGGATGTTCGACTCCCGGAATGGGTCCTTCGACAGAGCACCAAAGCTGCATGTCCTTTGCCTGACGCTACTTGCTTGGAATGCTATTGTCTACTCCTTCCCCTTCCTGCTGTTTGTGCTGCTCTGCTGCTGTGTCCCGTTTATAAGTAACACGCTAGGATATAACATGAACTTGGCTTCTGCGGACCGAGGAGCCTCTGATGATCAGATATCGAGGCTACCCCACTGGCAATTCAAAAAAGTCGAGCCTATGAGTGACACTGCAAGCGAGAACACA GAGTGTTGCATATGTCTAGCCAAGTATAGAGACAGGGAGGAGGTGAGACAACTGCCGTGCTCGCATCTTTTCCATCTACGATGTGTTGATCAATGGCTGAGAATCATATCTTCTTGTCCTCTGTGCAAGCAAGAGCTAGAGAAATAA
- the LOC105046131 gene encoding E3 ubiquitin-protein ligase At1g63170 isoform X1 yields MNTRYYFPPTYTPSLAREGQMPIMEGHQNAARSLPLAFLMRMVMRMSRARWFSFLRRVFQYQNGSRSDLVSNPFNSNPWLALEFLLLVFQIVVITVTMAVSQKENPVWPLRIWLSGYNLGNLLSFPLLYWRYRHSNVSHVSDLEQQMNTEESRSSNLMNKSRTLLELFFAIWFVMGNVWMFDSRNGSFDRAPKLHVLCLTLLAWNAIVYSFPFLLFVLLCCCVPFISNTLGYNMNLASADRGASDDQISRLPHWQFKKVEPMSDTASENTECCICLAKYRDREEVRQLPCSHLFHLRCVDQWLRIISSCPLCKQELEK; encoded by the exons ATGAACACCCGTTACTACTTCCCACCCACATATACACCATCTCTGGCCAGAGAAGGCCAGATGCCGATCATGGAGGGCCACCAGAATGCAGCCCGATCTCTGCCTCTCGCATTCCTAATGAGGATGGTTATGAGGATGTCTAGAGCCAGATGGTTCAGCTTCCTGAGAAGAGTCTTTCAGTATCAGAACGGGTCGAGGTCCGATTTAGTCTCGAACCCATTCAATTCCAACCCATGGTTGGCCCTTGAGTTCCTACTTCTGGTATTCCAGATAGTTGTCATCACAGTAACGATGGCCGTATCTCAGAAGGAGAATCCAGTTTGGCCTCTCAGAATCTGGCTGTCTGGGTACAACCTGGGGAATCTCCTCAGCTTTCCCCTTCTATATTGGCGTTACCGCCACTCTAACGTCAGCCATGTCTCTGATTTAGAGCAGCAGATGAACACCGAGGAATCGAG AAGTTCTAATTTGATGAACAAGTCCAGGACGCTCCTCGAGCTATTTTTTGCGATATGGTTCGTGATGGGCAATGTATGGATGTTCGACTCCCGGAATGGGTCCTTCGACAGAGCACCAAAGCTGCATGTCCTTTGCCTGACGCTACTTGCTTGGAATGCTATTGTCTACTCCTTCCCCTTCCTGCTGTTTGTGCTGCTCTGCTGCTGTGTCCCGTTTATAAGTAACACGCTAGGATATAACATGAACTTGGCTTCTGCGGACCGAGGAGCCTCTGATGATCAGATATCGAGGCTACCCCACTGGCAATTCAAAAAAGTCGAGCCTATGAGTGACACTGCAAGCGAGAACACA GAGTGTTGCATATGTCTAGCCAAGTATAGAGACAGGGAGGAGGTGAGACAACTGCCGTGCTCGCATCTTTTCCATCTACGATGTGTTGATCAATGGCTGAGAATCATATCTTCTTGTCCTCTGTGCAAGCAAGAGCTAGAGAAATAA